CTCACAGCTCCCTCCACTTTTCACTTTGCCTGGAATTCACTGTTTTAACAAAATAACAAGGAATAAGAGACGTGTGACATTTTGGAAAGCAAACTTCTTTGATACCTGTGGATACCTGTGGATGGCAGCCTGGTGGGAGCAGCAAACATCCCCCCCAGCACACAGAAGAGCAAAAAGGTAAAGAGAAACTAAacagcacagccccatcctTTCCCCTAAAGGCCAGGATCAGCTTCAGAGCTATTTACACTGCACTGTGTGCTGTGTCTCCTGAAACACAAGCAGGCTCTGGGTTACTTCATGTGCAAACCTGGAGCTGAACACTGCCCAGGCTGATGCTGGAGACAaacagggagcagctgaggaccTCAGAACTTGGCAGATTATTTGAGTTTTATTTGAGTTCTAATTGCTCTTGTGGGACTCCCAGCCCTCTTCTCAGTTTGCTCCTTGTCCCCCCCTCCAGTGCCCTCTCTCAGCAGCCAGGACTGGGGGGAATTGTCCTtacccagcactgctcaggcaGAACCCACCCAGAGGTCTCCTCTGCACACACTGACATTGCTTTATTAGTTCCTTCCTCTTGCCCAGGGGGTAAACTCAGAACCCAAGGTCAAACAACCCCAGAACTGTCAAATTAACCCCAGGATGATTCCCCAGCCTGGGTGCTTGTTGGGAGCCCAGGCAATCTCAGAGGAGCAGATGCCTCAGGAACAGGACACCTTCACCTCCTGATGCTCACTGGAGTTAGAACACCACCCCCCCAGTACAACATTTCAGAACACACCCCTAGTACAACATTTCCTCATTCCCAGGATCACAAAGCAATGAGAATCTGTTTTGCCTGGGGAAGGAACCTGCCTTGGATTATTACTCATGGTGTAGGTATGGAGCTCAGATGGAATATTCCTCTCACTGAATActtgaaaacaaagagaaaaaaaaataaaattacagatcAGATTTTAAATACAGCAACATCACTGGTTTGACTCACAACACACAAGAGTAATTTATATGATTTTTGCTGAGGGATTTATAAAAAGCCTCCTTGAAAAGGGAATCATCTCCCACCTACCtcaccctgcagcagagctTCCCCCACGTTCAGGACTTCTTCTGTATGCTGACAGCTGGGAACTACCTAAAATCACCCCCTgcttgacaaaaaaaaccactttgaaAGCACAGTGAGGTCTTTGCAAAGGATTCTGCAGGAATAAACTCTGAGTTGACCATTCCTACAAGTGGCCACTGAAGTCACCCTCACTGATTGCCCCTCTTTGCCAGGCTATGCCAACACAGCCCCCAGGTTTGCTGTCCTCACAAGAGCCACTACTGAACAGCTTCCTGGGATTCCACAGAGCCAGGAAAGATCCATGTATGGCAGCTGCCAAGAAAGGGAATCATTATTTTCTCCCATCCCAGTGTATTTTCAGTGCAGGAGTTTCCCCAGAACACTCCAGGTTTCCCCTGGCTTTGTGCAGCCTCCAGCTGAACACCCACatccttttccatttcaaacACTCAGCCCACCCACAGGAGGCAAATATTTGTATGGTTCTTTTATTGGGATGATGTCAATCTGGAAACAGATGGACAGGAGACAAGAAGGGGGAATTCATGCCAAGCCAAGAGGAGGCAGAAATCCTGGCAGACATCTCCaagctgtgtgtgctgcaggaTGCCCCCAGTTGGCCTGGCCAGAGGGGAAGGAATGTCCAAACCTCTGCTTGGAGCATCCTCAGAGCACCCAAGCACTTGGTCAATACTGTGGCATGTAAAGGATGGCAAGAATTCCCCCAGctgagtgtgtgtggggggatcTCCAGTCCCCAGTTCCCACGTGTAGAAAGGAGCATCCCGTTTAGGGGGGGGCTGCTAGAGGGGGATgcttttttccaggttttctaATTGCTCTTTGAAAAATTTAATCTGCTCTTCCAGGTCCTTCTGCTCAATCAGCAAGGAGGTCTTGAGCTGAACAAAGTGCTGGTagtcctggagctgctgctcagtgagGTACTTGGCCAGGATCCCAAAGACCACTCGTTCCCGACGATCCAGGTTTTCCTTCAGGTCCTTTGCATCCTCCCTCTGCCTGGACAGGAGCTTGTGCCTTTCATTCAGTGAGTGCTGAGAGgatggggaaaacaaaacaaaacaaaacaaagcagcattGCTGTGAGAagtcagcatccctggcagGCTGTGGATCTTCCTTTGGAAGCCTCAACTGCTGGGGTTTAATTACTTCCTCTTGTGGCCTCTGGGTTCCACTGGAGTTTTTTTACTCACTCCTGTGGTTTGGAAGGTAAAGACACCCAGCAAACCCAGGGCTTGCttcttctgtgctgctctcaggAAAAATATCAATATTCTCAACACCCTGGTCAGCTTGGAGCAGCCTGTATCCAGCTCCAGTCAGTGGGAAGCTCTTTCAGGAACACACCTTTGGGCTTTGTGGCTTTTTAACACCACGTTAGGAAGTGTTTCATGAAAAGTGTGACTTCCATTACACGCTGTATGTGATAAAGTGACTCTGATGCAGACAGTACCTGCTCCTCAGAGGTCTGTTTTAACAAACCCACAATTACCAAGCCTTGCCTGCTCTGCAGGATATTCCTAGCCTTTGGAATTTAGCTAATTCTCCTTTGGCTGGAATGGTTTGCACAGGGACAGCACCACTGGGAATCCTCCAGCCTCAGGACTGTGTCCATAATTACCAACACCCTAAAAATGGAGCCAAGGATCAAGAGCACTGATTATACCAGCACTGGGGCAactggagggactgggagatggttgtcagcaggagcagcttttccaaaaccttgaagaaattattttaatgtatttactACCACGAGTAGCAATGTAACACTAAAGacacagcagcacacacacaccccctgcCAGCCACAAAGCCAAACTCAGTGTGAAATACTGCTCAGAATTATCCCTGTTTACATGCCTGAcatttggggagggggcagagccTGATTCTCCAGATGACACTGCACAGCAGGACTCTCTCAGTGCCCTGATCCAACAAATTTGTGTAGCCCTGGGTCAGGAGGAGCACAGCTCCAGGAAACCCCAACCTCAGcttctgggctctccagaaGAGAGGGAACAGCAGGTATTGTAGGGATTAAAACACAACTTCCAGCAGTAAGGACAGCAGGAAAGCATTGTTCCTGCAGTAAGCTTGGCTTGTTTCCtccagggaaaaaagagagcttGCAGACTTGAGAAGATTTCCTGGTGACATGAGACAATTCCTCATTTTCCAGCAAAACTGGCTGGAAGTGCAGGGAATTTTATCTCAAGTTCTCACCACgtctgaaggggctgcaggaaagctggggtgggcTTTTGATATGGGGGTGTAGGGAGagggaaaatggtttcaaactggaagaggggagatttaggttggacagggggaagaaattctttaatttgagggtggtgagaccctggaacaaGCTGgccatggaagctgtggctgctccatccctgttccagcccaggttagatggggcttggagcacctgctgggaggtgtcctaggttggaactgggtgatcctgaaggtcccttccaccccaaaccattccctgATGGAATCACCACGCTTGGGATCCATCTCTAACTTCCAGCTCCCGAGTAGAGCTGCCAAGAGCCAGGAGGAAGCTGGTCACAGGAGTGACCAAACCAAGTGGAACCCCTTCCCCCACTTGCCCCTCACCTTCTCCTCAGCATCTGCATTCCCATCCATCCTCCTCATGGCATCCTGGACTCTGGCCAGGCggctggagaggcagagcaggaggctcAGCACCTTCTCCAGGTCCCCGATGAACATCAGGTAGCGCTGGCACTCGTTGGGTTTGCAGATGTCCTGCACCagggcttccagctcctccccaCGCCGGGCACACTCCTGGGCTTCCCCCAGCACCACTTCCCGTTCTTCCCACAGGTTCTGCAGCTTCCAACGGAGCCTGGAGATGAGttccagctgcccagggaagcaaaggagagaaagatgTTACTGCCAGAGAGATCCTGGAGCGtggggagagagctggggttgtctCCTCTTGGCTGTGACAAGTCTGGGGCTTTGGGAAGTATTTTAAGGTCTGGGAAATGGGGGAATaggggggagaagaagaggggggagaagaagagggggAATTTAAATACCACCACTTATCATCAGTTCACCCATGTGCCAGGACTTTGCCAACTGGGAAAAAGAATTATTCCAAGCTGCCCGTGCAAGTTTACTGCTGGGGCAGAAGTGATTAATAAAACTGTCCACAGAAGTAGAGGTGACATCTTAATAAGAAGTTTTCTCTTGTGGTGAAGAGGCCATGGGGCCTCTGATGGGCATCCACCTACCTTCTTAGATGTGATGTCATCCAGGTCCTTTGTgctgcccctgctcctgctcaggACCTGGTTTCCCTTCGAGGTGGGATCTCCACTCCTTTGCTTGGCATCATGCTCAGATTCAGGACATTCTTCTGTtgcatctctgctgcttttcctgctgttggaacagaaaaaaaaaaccccaaacattcaCAACAAACAGAGTTTTGTTCTCAAACACTGTGCTCATGGTTTTACCCATCTGGGCTGAGCAGCATTCTCACAGCAgcaatttttctgattttttggAAGACACAGAACAAAAGATTTGCAGCCCAGGTTTGTCACAGCTCCTTTCAGAAAGCATCACTGAGCTGCACTGCTCCTCTCACAGCCTCAGATGTTTCTTGACAGGGAGATCAGAAAGCTAAAACATTTTgctaatgaaacaaaaataaaccagtgtGTTCAAGTCATCCTGCCAGCAGGAAATACAGGATATTCCTACACCAAAACACCTGTAGCCACCagataatttcttttgtctACTTACTCATTCTCCTGGGCATGCCTTCCATCTCccttttttctgtgtgatttaTCCAGCATGGAAACATTCCCAGGAAACAGACCCTCCATCAAGTCCAGCACACTCTTCCTAACAGGATGAGCCATGAGAATGTCACCCAGGGAACTGTCTTGGGCAACAATCTCCATAGCAAGCTCCTGGCACCTCTGGTCCTCAGCAGATTGTGCTCTCCTGCTGGGCTGATCCCAATCCCTCCTGGGGAGAAGATCCCCTTGGCTGCTCTGCCTTGCAGCTGAACCTTTGGCTGTAGTTTTGTCCCCCTGGGGAGGCTGAGCCAGTGCTGGGGGGCAGGATGTGCCCTGTTCCCAGGGGGCTGCAGGTTCTCCAGGCTGCATCACGTCCTTGCCATCCAGAGacttcctcctgcttccctcctccatcccagcaTCTCCCTTGGTTCCACTTCTTGGGGCAGGAACAGAGGTTTCAGGGTTTAGGTCCTCAGCCCCCTGACAATCTGCATCTCCAGGTATGGAATTGTCTTTGCATTCAGGATTCTTACATCCACCTTTCTCAGGGTCACAGGAACTGCAAGGAAAACAACAACATTGCCTTTTCTTCCAGACACTTGCTCCACACCAGAGATTTTCAGGCTGTTCAAGCAGGAATTGCAATTATCCTTCCAGCTTCCTCTTTTGAATAAAGTTCTTAAAACTCAGACCACACAATACTGATTCATTTTgcttgggaaaaataaataaatcagaaaagcaTAGTTTATCATAAATTATGCTTTTTCACATGAAGTTCTTGTATTAATTTCCTTATTTGTATTAagattttatgatttttctgGAACTTAGGACCATGTTTGATTACTTAAAGATGAGTCCAAGTAAAAGCAGCCAACTGGGAGCACATTCCCAGCATCCAGGCTGTGGCAGGTGCTGTTTTTCCAGAGCTCAGAGGAGGGAGCTGTGGTctcagggatggggaggagctCCCCTGAGCAGAAATTCTTTTCCAAACAGCCCCAAAATGAAaccagcagaggagcagatcAACATTCCCATCCCCACAAGGAACATCCCAAGGCACAAGGACAGAAGCAGCCAGACAGGGCTGGTTTGGGGATTCCCATCCCTTGGACACGAGTTCCAGGAGGGCAGAGCCACAAACCCAGGaattactgaggctggaaaagatcagCAAGTCCAACCAGAACAGCCTTACCTGGGGGGACCCAGACAGCTCCCACGACTCTGAGACAGGGTCACTGCACCACCCACACCTCCTCCTGTGTCCTGGGAACAAAAAGAGCAGATTGGGACAAGCAGCATTTTCAGGAAGCTCTTTTCATTCCACTCTGGGGGCTGTGATCCCCCAGGATCTCTGAGTACCTCCACCAAGGTTTAACTTGAGTTTGCCTCTCTCTTTTTATTAAAGGAATTGTTTGTaagctcttccttttcttccacctTTTCTTCCTAGAAACCCAAAGATCACCTAGCCACAAAATACCTATTTTCCTTGACTCTCCAacaggcagcactgctgggagtgTGTCAGCCCCTTCAGCTGGGTAATTTCAACACAATATtagattatttgtttttctgactcTTTTATCATCATAATTCTCCTTGCCAACAAATCCTGACAGCTACTGTCCTTCCAATTCAGAGCCAAAATTGCTGGTGCCTTATGAGAAGCAGGAaaccctctgcctccctgccttTACCCCTGGGTAACCAACACCCAGACCAAGGCTCAGCTTCAACTTAGTTCCCACCTTTCTGCAATCCCCTTGTCCCATTCAAGAACACCTTGTTTGCCTGCAATCCTCTGCTACAGAACTCTTCAGAGTCATCATTAATCACAAACATTTACCCTGTTAACACTGCAAGAACCTCACCCAAAGTCCCCCTGAATTATCTGCAGgacactgcagagctgagcctggAATTTGCCTGCAGACAGCAACAGCTTCTCCTATGGATTAAGAAAATGATGTGGCTTCTCCTCTTCACcctctgctaaaaaaaaatcatgaagcCTGAATTCCTCCCTCGTGATGTTCAGCAGCTTTCCATCTGAATGCTCCCAGAGCTCTCTAAAGCAGACAGACACTTCTAAGTTGGACTTGAGCAATAATTACCATTTTAATACCATTCTTACCTGCGTGGAAGGGGGAGTGGATCTTGGTCTCTCCTGAGCTCTCCCAGATGCAGAAGCCCCAcgtttgctgctgcagcttcccCCCACTTTTTGGGGAGCCAGGGATTGCTGCGAGcccccagtcccagcagcagagctggggtcaCTCCTGCTGCTCAGACCCTGGGGGGGAACAAATGCCAAGGGAGGAAAACCCTCTGGTGATGTTTCTTTAGAGGCAAGTGGGCAGAAAACCTCAGTGGtttgcagctccctgctcctctggggGTTGGAAGCCTTGCCAGGAGCCCATTTGGGATGGGACAGCCTCTTGTGCTGGGGGGGTTGGTGCagagggaggtgctgagagcctcctgctctctggtttctctttctttccatgtACTCCATCAGGGCACTTTGCTGGATCTGTTTCAGCTCTGTCCTGGAGATCCCTGAGCTGGAAAGTGCCCTCCCTCTGTTTTCCAGAGTctttctcctggctgctgctatATCCTGCTCACTGATTTCATCCCTGACTTGGCTCCAGGGCACTTCCTTGTCTGCCAGCTGGTTGAGCTTCTCAGGCTCAGAGTAACACAGCTTCTTCTGCTCCTTTGTCACCCTTTTCCTGCCCCCTATTCGACCTGCTTGTGGCCTCTTCACTTCTTCATCTCTGGGGAAGCTTTCCAAGGatgagagaggagaaggggaagaaggaagaggtcTGGCATCCTCCCCTGCactggagagggagaaggacCTGAGGTGTTCAATTGAAGGCCTTTTGGAGGGCTTCTGTCTGAGTCTAACAGGCAAACTCATCTGTAAGTCTTTTCTCTTGAAGGAGGTTTCTCTCAGAACCTTTCTCTGAGCCActttcagcttctctctgtAGTCATTCTTGAAGCTCTCATCCGTGGATGAAGCAGGACTTCCCGGGATGAGATCTCCAGGCAGGagatccccagccctgcagtgctggtgctgctggctccTCTGCAGCTGATGGTTTTCCCTCTGGATCTCCAGGCTCCGTGCTGAGGCAggggggctgctggctgggaatTCCTTTGGTGAGCTCCCCGAGTCCTCGCTGCGGGGGGTCAGCCTGCTGGGGTGCAGGATGGTGGTGGCTTTCCCCCCAGAAAGGTAGTAAAGCATGGGAGTTGTCTGCCTGCTTATTTGTTCACCAGCAAGATCACCCTGGAGTTGTTTCAGGAGCTGTTTGGAGAGCTCAGGTTGGTATTTTTGAGCAGGAGGTTCTGCTTCTCCTAAATGCCTGCTGGAGTCAGGACTGCTCTTACCagcctggttttctttctggacTTTGGGTGAAAACTGAGATGTGGAATCCTCCTTTGGTCTGAAAACAGATTCAATTTGGGGAGTACTGTCACAGCACTGCTTCTTCCCCTGGGCTGAGCCCTCCCCGGGAGGCTGCTCCccttctgcagcatcccagctgcagggcactGCTGACCTCTGCATTTTGCTTTGCAGGTTCAGGAGGGGTTCCCCAAAATCCTTCCCAGCTTCTCCTTCAGAGTCACAGCACCCATTTTCCTCCCTACaactgttcagcttcctgggaGCATTTTTAATCAGAAGAGCACTCTCTGTACACTTTAAGTCACAACTGTCCTTAAATACATCTTGATCCAAGTCAGAATGAAGCTTGGCCCTGAGCAGGCACTGCTGGCTGGGCTCTGGCACGGGGCTTTGCAGGTCCATTTCTCTGGATTTTGGCTTCCATGCACTGCAGGGACAGGGTTTGTCTTCTCCTGCATCATTAACAGTGCCAGGGTTGGTACTCACTGGGTGACAGGACCTGGGGTTCATCTCTCCAGGAATTCTGTAAGTCTGAACCGAGTTATAAGCAGAAAGGACTTTAGGGACATTAGCCACAGAGTCAGTCTTTAAATACTCTTGGAAAATGACTGAAGAAGGTCTGCTGAAGATGTGGGGGTTACCCCTCTTTGCAGGCTGTTGGCATGGGCTCCActctctgttttcctctgtctttaACCCCTGAAATTTGGCTACAGGTCCCTCAGTTGCAGAACCAGCAGAAGACAGAGCCTTGCTTTCCAGGGCATTTCTCCTAGCAGCCACTTTCCCCTGCTCAGTAAGGCCACCCCTGAGCTGACTCCAGGCTCCATCCCTCTCTGCCAGGTGAttttcctgcaggcagggagctgtggctCCAGAGTTGGGTCTCCTTTTGGAGTTTTCAAGGTGTCTGGTGACTTTGTAGCTGTCAAGTCgggtgggaggagaaggaggaggtgcAGCCAGAGGTCCCTGCAGTGGTCCctggctgagcatccctggggtaGGAGTGTGTCCACCATCCAGGCTGGTGCCCTGAGCACTGTCAGGGATGCTCGGGTCTGGGTGGAGGTACCTGAGGTCAGAGTTTGCTGCACTGAGGTTGTAAATGCCTCTTACATACTCTGAGTCCATGTAGGGTGCCTGCTCTGGAGGCACAGAGCAGTTCTCCCCGTGGCACGGGGGGCTGGGATACTCTGGAATGTTTGATCCCCCTGAGAAAGAGCTATAAGCAGAGTCTGCTCTTCTGGGGAGGTGTGAGAGAtgatctgtgctgctgctcagcttcacTCCTGCCAGACCAGCACCACCATCAGAAGGCAGGGGCTccaccagctccccagccctgccaccttGCCTCTGAGTCCATCTTTCCATCCCCTTCCCAGACGAAGCCATGGTGAAGCATTTCCAGAAACCAAAGTCTGATCAAACGTCCACaatggagctgttggagaaggacgtttttttttctggagtcaCATTCCTGTAACATCTAGAGgatcctgaaaaagaaagagaaacctGTCAAGTGGGGAGATGCAGCTGGGGACATCCTGCACTGAGCTCGAGGTGAGGACCCAAAACTCCAGGGTTTAGAGTAGCTGGAAGTAAATTCCTGGCTCCAGTAATTATCAGGATCTTGGGATGATCATTTCCTCTATCACAGAGCAAACAAACCTGCAATAACAAGAGCTCTCCAAATGTCCATTAAATCTAAAAGACTACACAGACAAGGAGGAGATGCCCTCCCATTGTGACTGCAAAATATCAAGGCCCAGAATCCACACAACCTTCTGAATCTGCCTAGAAAGAAATCTGGGAAGTTAAAAATCCCAACCTTGATGCTGCCCAGTCCTGGAGGTGCTCAAATGCAAGAGCAGAGGTTCTGCTGTCAGTGCCAAATCAGGGACTTCAAAAGACAGccaagttttggggtttttttttctggctgatgCTAAGAACTCCCCTGGCAAACCCCACTGCCATGCTCCTGGGTGCCACAAACCCCTAAAAAAAAGCCAGGCAGGTACCAGGCAGTGACCTCATTTAGTAATTCTCACTTCAGTGACTCCTGAAGACAGATTAGTCACTAAAAGCCACCAAGCACCCACTCTTGAAGCCCTTTGCTGCTCCATGGGATACATCTGAGGAGCTGCAAAGTCTTTCCAACTCCTACCAGAATATTACATGCCTGCTTTCTTCAAAAAGGCTGAACTCACCAGCCCTTTCATCTGCCATTCCCCATCCCAcaaagctggcagagctgctgggtaaatgaaaaaaaccttcccaTTCCTGCCCTGTTCCACAGACAGCCCTGGTATCATTCATTTGGAGCCAAAGGAAGAGCTGGGTGGGAGCCAAAACACACAAGTGAACTTCTAGAGGGAACTTGGACTGGTGGGGCACAGTAAATAAATTAACCAGAATCATTCCTGggaaatgaaaacagcaaaacaccCCACGGAGGGAATTTCTGAAgggacattttcttttttttttttggaatttcAGCAAGAAACTGGCTCAAGGACACCTGGGGAAGTTAACTCCCTCTTTAGCCATGAtgtaaaatgcagctgtgaaatTTAATTGTCTGTTCCTGAAGCAAAATGAAGCACCAGGGGCTGCTGATGAGATTTCCCTCCTCTCacccagaaaataaaagcctcAGGTATCTGGTGAAAGGAAAACCTTGGATTTGGGGAagctgcagagacagaaaagcagctgagagagGTTCCTAACACTAACTACAGAATCACAGTTGCTATCACATCCCAACAAATCTGAAACTCCAGAGCTGGGAGGGCTCTGGAGGGGCTTGGGAGGTGCTGAGGATCCAACCCCACAGGAGCCACATTCCACCAGGGAACCAGCAGAAAGATTCCTCAGTCATTATCCTcctctctggttttctttcaccCCCACTTGTGCTCCAGTGGAACTTCTCCAAGCAGCTCCATTACCCCCTGTGCCTATGGACAGAGAGAGCCAGGACTTTCTCTGGGATGTGCTGCCTCTGGTCCTCTGGGGTTAACAGAGCTCCCCTGAGTTTCAAGAACGTGGCTCTAACCTGTCACAGCTAAGCCCAGAGTTTCAGTCAGAGCCCTGCTCTGGTTTATGGACACTCTTCTGGCTTCCTACCTGGCTGCttcccaagatctcctctctcctgctccttcaAGCAACTCGTTTCTGATGTACAGTCAGGCTGGCAAGAGACTGAAGGATTTTTGACTCAGGCTTTTGTGATGATAccagaaatataatttcagcAGCTCAGACAAGCAGGGGAAGAACATCTGActtggggacagcagcagcaagcagagggTCCCTGTTTCTCCCAGGTGCAGGAGGAGACTGCAGCTCCTCGGATattccctcctgcagcacagagaagtGCTGGGTAAGCCAGAGAATTCCCTCCCACCAGGTGCCCTCTGGTCCCCCCTCTTGCCATGGCTCACATTTACCATATCCATTTTGCTCAAGACCAAAATTCACACTTCCACATCCTTGAAGTGACCCAGAAAGCTCCAAGACCTGAAGTATGATGCTGTTCTCCAGCAACCTCTGCAAGAAAACTGAATAATAACAATCCTGAACCACAACACAGGGAAAAGCTGTCACCTTCCTCCTGGGGAAAACGTTTCCTAAATGTTTTCCTGGAAGCAGAACCATTGATCTCACTGAACTATGAGAACACTGCCCTCTCTTTCACgtggaaaatgaaaacaagaatgTACTTCAAACTCAGGTGACATGGACAATGATGTTATTGTTCTCCTCagctgggaggtggtggaatcccCCACGGATCAGGCTG
This window of the Calypte anna isolate BGI_N300 chromosome 13, bCalAnn1_v1.p, whole genome shotgun sequence genome carries:
- the SHROOM1 gene encoding protein Shroom1; protein product: MASSGKGMERWTQRQGGRAGELVEPLPSDGGAGLAGVKLSSSTDHLSHLPRRADSAYSSFSGGSNIPEYPSPPCHGENCSVPPEQAPYMDSEYVRGIYNLSAANSDLRYLHPDPSIPDSAQGTSLDGGHTPTPGMLSQGPLQGPLAAPPPSPPTRLDSYKVTRHLENSKRRPNSGATAPCLQENHLAERDGAWSQLRGGLTEQGKVAARRNALESKALSSAGSATEGPVAKFQGLKTEENREWSPCQQPAKRGNPHIFSRPSSVIFQEYLKTDSVANVPKVLSAYNSVQTYRIPGEMNPRSCHPVSTNPGTVNDAGEDKPCPCSAWKPKSREMDLQSPVPEPSQQCLLRAKLHSDLDQDVFKDSCDLKCTESALLIKNAPRKLNSCREENGCCDSEGEAGKDFGEPLLNLQSKMQRSAVPCSWDAAEGEQPPGEGSAQGKKQCCDSTPQIESVFRPKEDSTSQFSPKVQKENQAGKSSPDSSRHLGEAEPPAQKYQPELSKQLLKQLQGDLAGEQISRQTTPMLYYLSGGKATTILHPSRLTPRSEDSGSSPKEFPASSPPASARSLEIQRENHQLQRSQQHQHCRAGDLLPGDLIPGSPASSTDESFKNDYREKLKVAQRKVLRETSFKRKDLQMSLPVRLRQKPSKRPSIEHLRSFSLSSAGEDARPLPSSPSPLSSLESFPRDEEVKRPQAGRIGGRKRVTKEQKKLCYSEPEKLNQLADKEVPWSQVRDEISEQDIAAARRKTLENRGRALSSSGISRTELKQIQQSALMEYMERKRNQRAGGSQHLPLHQPPQHKRLSHPKWAPGKASNPQRSRELQTTEVFCPLASKETSPEGFPPLAFVPPQGLSSRSDPSSAAGTGGSQQSLAPQKVGGSCSSKRGASASGRAQERPRSTPPSTQDTGGGVGGAVTLSQSRGSCLGPPSSCDPEKGGCKNPECKDNSIPGDADCQGAEDLNPETSVPAPRSGTKGDAGMEEGSRRKSLDGKDVMQPGEPAAPWEQGTSCPPALAQPPQGDKTTAKGSAARQSSQGDLLPRRDWDQPSRRAQSAEDQRCQELAMEIVAQDSSLGDILMAHPVRKSVLDLMEGLFPGNVSMLDKSHRKKGDGRHAQENDRKSSRDATEECPESEHDAKQRSGDPTSKGNQVLSRSRGSTKDLDDITSKKLELISRLRWKLQNLWEEREVVLGEAQECARRGEELEALVQDICKPNECQRYLMFIGDLEKVLSLLLCLSSRLARVQDAMRRMDGNADAEEKHSLNERHKLLSRQREDAKDLKENLDRRERVVFGILAKYLTEQQLQDYQHFVQLKTSLLIEQKDLEEQIKFFKEQLENLEKSIPL